From a region of the Fibrobacter sp. genome:
- a CDS encoding MotA/TolQ/ExbB proton channel family protein → MNNEQLTMNNECSCTNHEPLKVKNCCGFMSRIFYVGILVVSLCSSAFAWPWSSKEPAVDSARVRDSLKLMEYKELQREVDALARIRLQKADSLEKLEAEHWRKRYNETQLTEEHQTETRELDGRYSKLSTDLGRVTEEVMASKDVTTDAEEKAKSDESAYDALNTQVKLAVDKSLGEVTGDYPVGMNDRLLRLKQAQNEADAKTPNTLSAMRLFLNDQLLRHELTYTQSYGKTVSQVGSRPDVNVNRLRLGTVFLGEVATDGSAGGVGEVQALLRSGALQGKIFEWNNTLPAEMSTGIRSAVNEVNGGSASVVSIPLDVLQNKAVKNSISDTKELTFKEELQAFFKKGGIVMYPLMAVAIFALLLCLERFIVLMYRGRIGNRFVKKIHTMVNEKRYDDAANYCLKRESSLSMVLFAVLNKARDGREFAEKSLQEALLREQPKLERRMGLLAAMGSIAPLLGLLGTVTGIITLFNVITEVGTNDARVLAGGISEALVTTETGLIIAIPVMILHGLLSEKIEKVTSELYVQSTSLLNKIFPKED, encoded by the coding sequence ATGAACAACGAACAGTTAACAATGAACAATGAATGTTCTTGCACGAATCATGAACCGTTGAAAGTGAAGAACTGTTGTGGCTTTATGTCTCGGATATTCTATGTAGGCATCCTTGTTGTTTCCCTCTGTTCCTCCGCTTTTGCCTGGCCTTGGTCCAGCAAGGAGCCTGCTGTAGACAGTGCCCGCGTTCGGGATTCCCTGAAGCTGATGGAGTACAAGGAACTGCAGCGAGAAGTGGATGCGTTGGCCCGCATTCGCCTGCAGAAGGCCGACTCCCTTGAAAAGCTGGAGGCGGAACACTGGCGTAAGCGCTATAACGAAACGCAGCTGACTGAGGAACATCAAACGGAGACTCGTGAACTGGATGGCCGTTACTCCAAGCTTTCTACGGATCTTGGCCGCGTGACGGAAGAGGTCATGGCCAGCAAGGACGTGACTACCGACGCCGAAGAAAAGGCGAAGTCCGACGAATCCGCCTACGACGCCTTGAATACCCAGGTAAAGCTTGCTGTAGACAAGTCCCTGGGCGAAGTCACCGGTGACTATCCCGTGGGAATGAACGATCGTCTGTTACGTTTGAAGCAGGCTCAGAACGAAGCCGACGCAAAGACTCCCAATACGCTTTCTGCCATGCGGCTTTTCCTTAACGATCAGCTGTTACGTCATGAGCTGACTTATACCCAGTCCTATGGCAAAACAGTTTCTCAGGTAGGTTCCCGCCCCGATGTGAACGTTAACCGACTGCGTTTGGGTACGGTATTTTTAGGCGAAGTTGCTACGGACGGTTCCGCTGGCGGTGTGGGGGAGGTTCAGGCCCTGCTCCGCTCCGGCGCTCTCCAGGGTAAGATTTTTGAATGGAATAATACGCTGCCTGCAGAAATGTCCACAGGCATCCGCAGCGCCGTAAATGAAGTCAATGGCGGTTCCGCCTCTGTCGTGTCCATTCCGCTGGATGTTCTTCAGAATAAGGCTGTGAAGAATTCCATCAGCGATACCAAGGAGCTGACTTTCAAGGAAGAGCTTCAGGCATTCTTCAAGAAGGGCGGCATCGTGATGTACCCGCTGATGGCCGTGGCTATTTTCGCCTTGCTTCTTTGCCTGGAACGTTTCATTGTCCTGATGTATCGTGGCCGCATCGGAAATCGCTTTGTCAAGAAGATTCACACCATGGTTAACGAAAAACGTTATGACGACGCAGCCAATTACTGCCTCAAGCGTGAAAGCAGTCTTTCCATGGTTCTGTTCGCCGTTCTGAACAAGGCTCGCGATGGTCGTGAGTTTGCGGAAAAGTCCCTGCAGGAAGCCCTGCTTCGTGAACAGCCCAAGTTGGAACGTCGCATGGGGCTCCTTGCCGCTATGGGTTCCATCGCTCCGCTGTTGGGCTTGCTTGGTACGGTGACGGGTATTATCACCTTGTTCAACGTGATTACCGAGGTAGGAACCAATGATGCCCGCGTTCTTGCCGGTGGTATTTCCGAAGCTCTTGTGACAACAGAAACTGGCTTGATCATTGCGATTCCCGTGATGATTCTTCATGGTCTTTTAAGTGAAAAGATCGAGAAGGTGACCAGCGAACTTTATGTCCAGAGTACAAGCCTTTTGAACAAGATTTTCCCCAAGGAAGACTAA
- a CDS encoding MotA/TolQ/ExbB proton channel family protein — MDNNLYIFIEALRGTYGAGGVVMLPILITGVIGFYYLYSTWIRIGRDSFRKDVHKVIDRLRKDLQESESGRARTARRHLKKRGGIVARELHLALKVALDTPRDYRDYMQVRMIKTVRYMQQGTHIISVMAAAAPLLGLLGTVTGMVSTFEVITLYGNQNPVLMADGISEALISTQSGLLVAFPLTLLKQRLDERIDYLTQQLELGATVIENYLSRN; from the coding sequence ATGGATAACAACTTGTACATCTTTATAGAAGCGCTCCGCGGTACTTATGGTGCCGGCGGTGTGGTGATGCTTCCGATTTTAATAACCGGAGTTATTGGCTTCTACTATCTGTATTCAACTTGGATCCGCATCGGCCGTGATTCCTTCCGTAAGGATGTCCATAAGGTGATTGACCGCCTGCGTAAGGATTTGCAGGAAAGCGAAAGCGGTCGTGCCCGTACCGCTCGCAGGCACTTGAAGAAACGTGGTGGCATTGTGGCCCGTGAGCTTCACTTGGCCTTGAAGGTTGCGCTGGATACGCCCAGGGATTACCGCGATTACATGCAGGTGCGCATGATCAAGACGGTGCGTTACATGCAGCAGGGAACCCATATCATTTCTGTGATGGCCGCCGCCGCTCCGCTGCTTGGCCTGCTGGGAACTGTGACCGGCATGGTGTCTACCTTCGAGGTGATTACGCTATACGGAAACCAGAATCCCGTTCTGATGGCGGATGGTATTTCCGAGGCTCTGATTTCTACCCAGAGTGGATTGCTGGTGGCATTCCCTCTGACTCTTTTGAAACAACGTTTGGATGAACGAATCGATTATCTGACGCAGCAGTTGGAACTGGGTGCAACGGTAATCGAAAACTATTTGTCAAGGAACTGA
- a CDS encoding biopolymer transporter ExbD, whose protein sequence is MDFNLPRRKQKDMGIDMGPLMDIVFILLIFFVVTSSFTRETGVDVTKPEAQSASQLEKENILIAITREGTIHINERQVDLASLQDILKQTLAKTPDREAVVIADKGAETGVLVQVIDACNLSGVKKVSIAAQAD, encoded by the coding sequence ATGGATTTTAATCTCCCGCGACGCAAGCAAAAGGACATGGGCATTGATATGGGCCCCCTGATGGACATTGTGTTCATCTTGCTGATTTTCTTTGTGGTGACCTCCAGCTTTACCCGTGAAACTGGCGTGGACGTGACCAAACCCGAGGCCCAGAGCGCAAGCCAGCTTGAAAAGGAGAACATCCTTATTGCCATTACCCGAGAGGGGACGATTCATATTAACGAACGCCAGGTGGACTTGGCCAGCCTTCAGGATATTTTAAAACAGACCTTGGCGAAAACGCCCGACAGGGAAGCGGTGGTGATTGCGGACAAGGGCGCTGAAACAGGTGTACTTGTCCAGGTGATTGACGCCTGCAACTTGAGCGGCGTGAAGAAGGTCTCTATCGCGGCCCAGGCGGACTAG
- a CDS encoding energy transducer TonB, producing the protein MIKKLVKRFSVLIVAILSSLLLVFSVTVANLFISGKMSQQKKYVKTEVAVKKPEEVQKKQEQKKPARKPNRQKSNSRSPKAGPRMAMNLGTASAGGGAAISENLVADFRGGAMSTESGDVDKKPTSRSMPNFQVPPQIRDREIDATLRLSFCVDVTGRAYDIRIIEESPVGSGLAQAGREALNRMTFEPAEKDGKSVPFCGMEQPFEVKFHD; encoded by the coding sequence TTGATAAAGAAGTTGGTTAAACGTTTTTCTGTATTGATCGTTGCGATCCTCAGCAGTCTTCTGCTGGTGTTTTCCGTGACGGTTGCCAACCTGTTCATTTCGGGAAAGATGAGCCAGCAGAAAAAGTATGTAAAGACCGAGGTGGCGGTAAAGAAGCCTGAGGAAGTCCAGAAGAAACAGGAACAGAAAAAGCCTGCCCGAAAGCCCAACCGCCAGAAGTCCAATTCCAGAAGCCCCAAGGCTGGGCCCCGCATGGCTATGAACTTGGGAACTGCGAGCGCCGGCGGTGGCGCTGCCATTAGCGAAAACCTGGTGGCGGATTTTCGCGGGGGAGCCATGTCAACAGAATCTGGTGATGTGGACAAGAAGCCTACCAGCCGTTCCATGCCCAATTTCCAGGTGCCGCCCCAGATTCGAGACCGCGAGATTGATGCAACCCTCCGTTTAAGTTTCTGTGTGGATGTAACGGGACGCGCTTACGATATTAGAATCATCGAGGAGTCTCCGGTTGGCTCCGGCTTGGCGCAAGCTGGCCGGGAAGCGCTGAATCGCATGACCTTTGAACCTGCAGAAAAAGATGGCAAGTCGGTGCCCTTCTGCGGAATGGAACAACCGTTTGAGGTGAAGTTCCATGACTAG
- a CDS encoding tetratricopeptide repeat protein: protein MLALFAISPTFAAQSASELVERANALYRDGRFKQAITLYRKAADRGADPTAVSFNIANSFYQIEQYPEAAASYRKAVDFSNGKFAPALFNMASVYYRLKQYPECIAAYHRALKLEPENVSAWLYLGEAYSKTGDKVGALRAVEKAYSLDKSDISVVYQLSEANIAVDDFDRAIAVIREGYANHPEEVDFLVYLGDVYRLQKNFEQSAGAYREALGIRPDDVQTMYKLADVLAEDNKRFVAMDVLSNILQIKPDFADAAIFLGNLAYDARFWERSEAAYEMAAKSGSEEAVYGFKNLAFEARVQKRNAEALRLLEKAQGFYPKDQTIEAEILELRDEE, encoded by the coding sequence TTGCTTGCTTTATTTGCGATTTCTCCGACTTTTGCTGCCCAATCCGCTTCAGAACTTGTGGAACGCGCAAACGCCTTGTATCGAGACGGCCGTTTTAAGCAGGCTATAACCTTGTACCGTAAGGCGGCAGACCGTGGCGCCGATCCTACCGCAGTCAGTTTCAACATTGCCAATTCCTTCTATCAGATAGAACAGTATCCCGAAGCCGCCGCAAGCTACCGCAAGGCCGTGGATTTTTCCAACGGGAAATTCGCTCCGGCCCTGTTCAATATGGCAAGCGTCTATTACAGACTGAAGCAGTATCCGGAATGTATCGCGGCCTACCATCGTGCTCTCAAGCTCGAACCGGAGAATGTTTCCGCCTGGCTGTATCTTGGCGAAGCCTACAGCAAGACAGGCGATAAGGTGGGCGCTTTGCGTGCCGTCGAGAAGGCTTACTCTCTGGACAAGTCCGACATCAGTGTGGTCTACCAGCTTTCGGAAGCCAACATCGCCGTAGACGACTTTGATCGGGCCATTGCTGTAATCCGCGAAGGTTACGCCAACCATCCGGAGGAAGTTGACTTCCTGGTATATCTGGGCGATGTCTATCGCTTGCAAAAGAACTTCGAGCAAAGCGCCGGCGCCTACCGCGAAGCCCTAGGGATCCGTCCGGACGATGTCCAGACCATGTACAAGCTGGCGGACGTCCTGGCAGAAGACAATAAGCGGTTTGTGGCTATGGATGTACTAAGCAATATCCTGCAGATAAAGCCGGACTTTGCCGACGCCGCCATCTTCCTCGGGAACCTTGCCTACGACGCCCGCTTCTGGGAACGTTCCGAGGCGGCCTATGAAATGGCCGCCAAGTCTGGCAGTGAGGAAGCTGTCTACGGCTTCAAAAATTTGGCCTTCGAGGCTCGCGTACAAAAGCGCAATGCAGAGGCGCTTCGTCTATTAGAAAAGGCCCAAGGGTTCTATCCCAAGGACCAAACTATTGAAGCCGAAATTCTGGAACTTCGCGACGAAGAGTAA
- a CDS encoding bifunctional oligoribonuclease/PAP phosphatase NrnA, with protein sequence MTIDEMLSKAKTVAIFGHVRPDGDCIGSTLGLYNYIKDNYPHIDATVFAESFPASYRLLNDADKILPEYDGRDIDLAFLMDTPSFERCGAKGPECLAKAKFTCNIDHHISNPLNLCNVNFVEPEASSASEVLYFLLDKDKVSKAAANCMYLGIVHDTGAFKFSCTSKRTMNAVGEFIDKGCDFAKIVNETYYTRTYKQTLITGFALEKSKLALDGKVVHSFVMPEDMERYGVQPMEMGTVVDTLREVSGTEVTVFLYPVNGKFKISMRSNYYVDVNAVAKEFGGGGHVRAAGGDTELPPEIAIEKIVELIKKQIN encoded by the coding sequence ATGACTATCGATGAAATGCTGAGCAAGGCAAAGACCGTGGCCATCTTTGGCCATGTTCGCCCTGATGGAGACTGCATCGGCTCCACGCTTGGACTGTACAACTACATCAAGGACAACTATCCCCACATTGACGCCACTGTATTTGCGGAAAGTTTCCCGGCAAGCTATCGCCTGCTGAATGACGCAGACAAGATCCTTCCGGAATATGACGGCAGGGATATCGACCTCGCCTTTTTGATGGACACCCCCAGCTTTGAACGTTGCGGTGCCAAGGGCCCCGAATGCCTGGCCAAGGCAAAGTTCACCTGCAATATTGACCATCATATCAGCAACCCGCTGAACCTCTGCAATGTGAACTTCGTTGAGCCCGAGGCAAGTTCCGCCAGCGAAGTCCTGTACTTCCTGCTGGACAAGGACAAGGTAAGCAAGGCTGCCGCCAACTGCATGTACCTGGGCATCGTTCATGACACCGGAGCATTCAAGTTCAGCTGCACCAGCAAGCGCACCATGAATGCCGTTGGCGAGTTCATTGACAAGGGCTGCGACTTTGCAAAGATCGTCAACGAAACCTACTACACACGCACCTACAAACAGACCCTGATTACAGGCTTCGCGTTGGAAAAAAGCAAGCTGGCTCTGGATGGCAAGGTGGTACATTCCTTCGTCATGCCCGAGGACATGGAACGCTACGGCGTACAGCCCATGGAAATGGGAACCGTGGTGGACACACTGCGTGAAGTCAGCGGCACGGAAGTCACCGTATTCCTATATCCTGTAAACGGTAAGTTCAAGATCAGCATGCGATCCAACTACTACGTAGATGTGAATGCAGTCGCCAAGGAATTTGGGGGCGGCGGTCACGTACGCGCAGCCGGCGGCGACACGGAACTGCCTCCCGAAATCGCCATCGAGAAAATCGTGGAACTGATCAAGAAACAGATAAACTAA
- a CDS encoding GGDEF domain-containing protein, producing MKSTLLYAQSDPADIRNVRKVIAQKNLSLLKSFSAVSSCAFGVALIAGLSANISGITQKIIGYGLGFTTSLIIFLCAKFIAPRFRWILKYLTMGFEVSLYALGLFLTFVSSPQQLTITLFALFLIVPQLFTDRPYRAVLVSLTAAIVFTTLYLFTDIKPQEIRMQEMVNMTIFFILGIFLGVYVKKSNFERFIFEYKLNQSNSIERQMQLEQWEAMADIYVSMAQIDLKKNTYMLIRKNQYIPLSVGVEESNFSKTIVDTMTATTDEGHLEGVLNFVDTSTLTERLKDKRTITHEFLGKNFGWCRARFIAVDSKNEKEVRRVIYVVENINEQRNRENRLTTMAETDAMTGLFNRHAGSTKIKEHLYNHRKGMLCLFDVDHFKFVNDNFGHQTGDQVIIAVAQAMKKAFRDNDVLLRLGGDEFVVFANGIQTEELGTKIIQRFFDILDQARIPGHEDYRISISLGATFTTEDATFEDLYKQADTCTYQSKKIQGKSLTFFRG from the coding sequence TTGAAAAGCACATTACTTTACGCCCAAAGCGACCCTGCAGACATCAGAAATGTCCGTAAGGTCATTGCTCAAAAAAATCTTTCACTGCTGAAGTCCTTTTCAGCCGTCTCATCTTGTGCATTTGGCGTCGCTCTAATTGCAGGCCTTTCCGCGAACATCTCCGGGATTACCCAGAAAATCATCGGCTACGGACTAGGATTCACCACATCTCTCATCATTTTCCTCTGTGCAAAATTTATCGCACCTAGGTTCCGTTGGATCCTCAAGTATCTTACGATGGGCTTCGAAGTATCCCTTTATGCATTGGGATTATTCCTTACTTTCGTCAGTAGCCCCCAGCAGCTAACCATTACGCTGTTCGCTCTTTTTCTTATCGTACCGCAGCTCTTTACCGATAGGCCATACCGGGCTGTACTCGTATCCTTGACTGCGGCAATTGTATTTACCACACTCTACCTTTTTACAGATATCAAACCACAAGAAATCCGAATGCAGGAAATGGTGAACATGACCATATTCTTTATCCTCGGTATTTTCCTTGGTGTATACGTCAAAAAGAGCAACTTCGAAAGATTCATCTTTGAATACAAGCTGAATCAATCCAACAGCATAGAACGACAGATGCAGCTGGAACAATGGGAGGCCATGGCAGACATCTATGTGTCAATGGCACAGATCGACCTGAAGAAAAATACCTACATGCTGATCCGCAAGAACCAGTACATTCCATTGTCTGTCGGTGTGGAAGAAAGCAACTTTTCAAAGACCATTGTGGATACCATGACCGCCACCACAGACGAAGGCCACCTGGAAGGCGTATTAAATTTCGTGGACACATCCACCCTGACAGAAAGGCTAAAGGACAAGCGTACCATTACCCACGAATTCCTCGGCAAGAACTTCGGCTGGTGCCGAGCTAGATTCATCGCCGTAGATTCCAAGAACGAAAAGGAAGTTCGTCGCGTCATCTACGTGGTGGAAAACATCAACGAACAACGCAACAGGGAAAACCGCCTGACCACCATGGCGGAAACTGATGCCATGACAGGGCTATTCAATCGGCACGCAGGATCCACCAAGATCAAGGAGCACCTGTACAACCACCGCAAGGGCATGCTATGCCTCTTTGACGTAGACCATTTCAAGTTTGTCAACGATAATTTTGGTCATCAGACGGGAGACCAGGTCATTATCGCCGTAGCCCAGGCAATGAAGAAAGCCTTCCGCGACAACGACGTTCTGCTGCGATTGGGCGGCGATGAATTTGTCGTATTCGCAAACGGAATCCAGACCGAGGAACTGGGCACAAAGATTATCCAGAGATTCTTCGACATCCTTGACCAGGCCAGGATTCCCGGCCACGAGGACTATAGAATTTCCATCAGTCTGGGCGCAACCTTCACAACAGAGGATGCGACCTTCGAAGACCTTTACAAGCAGGCAGATACCTGCACCTACCAAAGCAAGAAAATCCAGGGAAAGAGCCTTACGTTCTTCCGTGGATAA
- the glmM gene encoding phosphoglucosamine mutase has translation MSKLMRSISGIRGIVGDTLTPQVLQSHVRAFLEITKAKKIVIGRDSRPTGDAIVQYVAGICRLSGVDVMDVGLSTTPSVEILTTHFKADAGIIITASHNPLEWNALKFLNNKGLFLGPDDVKKLFELADANQFSYPDYRTMGKYEVAPDADGIHIDGTLGIPFVDVEAIRAKKFKVAVDAVNGAGSYIVPRLLEQLGCEVVRVHCEPDGTFPRGAEPIPENLGDLREAVKANGCALGFAVDPDADRCALVDGLGRSIGEEYTLAIACEEVLSQKKGSVCVNLSTSRMNEDVATKYGCEFSRAKVGEINVSLQMIENGCIIGGEGNGGVILPALHYGRDSLVAAALVLSWMAHHDGGPEKFVAENPAYSMPKKKFELGDKKVADILPKVKEVFAGWKMDERDGLWLGSEKSWVHVRASNTEPVIRVIAEAPTAEEAEALCSKVEKLI, from the coding sequence ATGTCTAAACTCATGCGTTCTATTTCCGGTATCCGCGGTATTGTTGGCGATACCCTCACTCCCCAGGTTTTGCAGTCTCATGTTCGTGCCTTTTTGGAAATTACCAAGGCAAAGAAGATTGTAATCGGCCGCGATAGCCGCCCCACTGGCGACGCCATCGTTCAGTATGTGGCTGGTATCTGCCGCCTCTCCGGCGTAGACGTTATGGACGTCGGTCTTTCTACCACTCCGTCTGTAGAAATTCTTACCACCCACTTCAAGGCTGACGCCGGTATTATCATTACCGCAAGCCATAATCCGCTGGAATGGAACGCCTTGAAGTTCCTGAACAACAAGGGCCTTTTCCTGGGTCCCGATGACGTGAAGAAACTTTTTGAATTGGCTGACGCCAACCAGTTCAGCTATCCCGACTACCGCACCATGGGTAAGTACGAAGTGGCTCCCGATGCCGATGGCATTCATATCGATGGCACTCTTGGCATTCCCTTCGTGGACGTAGAGGCCATTCGCGCCAAGAAGTTCAAGGTTGCCGTAGACGCCGTGAACGGTGCCGGCTCCTACATTGTGCCCCGCCTGCTGGAACAGCTGGGTTGCGAAGTGGTCCGCGTTCACTGCGAACCCGATGGCACATTCCCCCGCGGTGCAGAACCCATTCCCGAAAACCTGGGCGACCTCCGCGAAGCGGTAAAGGCAAACGGTTGCGCACTTGGTTTTGCTGTTGACCCGGATGCAGACCGCTGCGCCCTGGTTGATGGCCTCGGCCGTAGCATCGGCGAAGAATACACTCTGGCTATCGCCTGCGAAGAAGTCCTTTCCCAGAAGAAGGGTTCCGTTTGCGTGAATCTCTCCACCAGCCGTATGAACGAAGATGTGGCAACCAAGTACGGTTGCGAATTCAGCCGCGCCAAGGTGGGCGAAATTAACGTAAGTCTCCAGATGATCGAAAACGGCTGCATTATCGGTGGCGAAGGTAACGGCGGTGTGATCCTGCCTGCTCTCCACTACGGCCGTGATTCCCTGGTGGCTGCAGCCCTGGTTCTTAGCTGGATGGCTCATCACGATGGCGGCCCCGAAAAGTTCGTTGCTGAAAATCCGGCCTACTCCATGCCCAAGAAGAAGTTTGAACTTGGCGACAAGAAGGTGGCAGACATCCTCCCCAAGGTGAAGGAAGTATTCGCCGGCTGGAAGATGGATGAACGGGACGGCCTGTGGCTTGGATCCGAAAAGTCCTGGGTCCATGTTCGCGCAAGCAACACCGAGCCCGTGATCCGCGTAATCGCAGAAGCTCCTACTGCTGAAGAGGCCGAAGCCCTCTGCTCCAAGGTGGAAAAGCTTATCTAA
- a CDS encoding winged helix-turn-helix domain-containing protein, whose protein sequence is MVDLNNEMNFLEVVNLCKVLGDLTRFCIVDLLNKRDMYTYEIQQELDVYDEDVELRTLSRHLRIMEQAGLVHSTTNWTHKKYSLNCDRLKQFMEYFKREVQVNKDTFAHKIRPSECAEIAV, encoded by the coding sequence ATGGTTGATTTGAATAATGAGATGAATTTCTTGGAAGTTGTTAATTTATGCAAGGTGCTGGGTGATTTAACTCGCTTTTGCATTGTGGACTTGCTGAATAAACGCGATATGTATACATACGAAATACAGCAGGAACTCGATGTCTATGATGAAGATGTGGAATTGAGGACACTGTCCAGGCATTTGAGGATTATGGAACAGGCCGGTCTTGTTCATTCCACGACAAATTGGACCCATAAGAAATATTCCTTGAATTGCGACAGACTTAAGCAGTTCATGGAGTATTTTAAGAGAGAAGTTCAGGTGAATAAAGACACCTTTGCACACAAAATAAGGCCTTCTGAATGCGCGGAAATAGCTGTGTAG
- a CDS encoding esterase, with protein MERRFSAFLPTLAVSALFATAANAFILTGSVADEGGKAVKGAAVSLIGTEYSTTTDGVGSFTLRSNAINPGSQDSNDPADTSNVAIRNIAKPGFVGVNNGVLSYSQSSNAPVQVQIFDAMGMRVLNQNLYGSGSVDLRSFVKSEGTYFARVKMGSAIQGLKFTTNGSYAASLGTSAKVLKKEDSGNDLQVIADGFDTLVVPLANLDTNVELTLKKASGGNGSGDVGGQPPILDIKGVYDYVKGNAPAPSRGCGKNSSLVKTKSVENGDRFEMQVAGLNREFFITLPKNYDNTKPHKLLFAMHCMGSNAEDFVHHTPDQDHPSPYYGQQKLDTEGNYIFVAPRGDTDGGPWRGGDDKDHQFFDKLLTTMEDNYCIDTSRVFVTGFSFGSMITNSLAQVFQHRVRAAVTYAVADWNIYIPQNAGKPIAWMDVHGTQDNLCAYNRLSSSITRILKNNGPGGTDVSSEINDWQKYTGGNTHVCYDFKKVDPNHPVRVCTWGGGHQWTANDNGGWGNTWVPEDVHKFLEQF; from the coding sequence ATGGAACGCAGATTTTCTGCTTTTTTGCCGACCCTTGCGGTTTCGGCGCTGTTCGCTACTGCAGCGAATGCTTTTATTTTGACAGGTTCCGTTGCCGATGAAGGCGGAAAGGCCGTGAAAGGCGCCGCAGTCAGTTTGATCGGTACGGAATATTCTACTACAACCGACGGCGTAGGTTCTTTTACCTTGCGTAGTAACGCCATTAATCCGGGATCACAAGATTCAAATGATCCCGCAGACACATCCAATGTGGCCATCCGCAATATCGCAAAACCTGGATTTGTAGGAGTAAATAACGGAGTCCTTTCCTACTCCCAGTCTTCTAATGCTCCTGTCCAAGTGCAGATCTTTGACGCCATGGGCATGCGTGTACTGAATCAGAACCTCTACGGTTCCGGTTCTGTAGACCTGCGTAGCTTTGTGAAGAGCGAAGGCACCTACTTCGCCCGAGTAAAGATGGGTTCCGCAATTCAGGGTTTGAAGTTCACCACCAATGGATCCTATGCAGCATCCCTCGGCACTTCCGCAAAGGTCCTCAAGAAGGAAGACTCCGGCAACGACTTGCAAGTGATTGCAGATGGTTTTGACACACTGGTTGTTCCGCTGGCAAATTTGGATACCAACGTGGAACTTACCCTGAAGAAGGCTTCTGGTGGAAACGGCAGTGGCGATGTAGGCGGTCAGCCCCCCATTCTTGACATCAAGGGTGTTTACGATTACGTCAAGGGTAACGCCCCCGCACCTTCTAGAGGTTGTGGCAAGAATTCCAGCCTAGTAAAGACCAAGAGCGTCGAAAACGGCGACCGCTTTGAAATGCAGGTTGCCGGACTGAACCGCGAATTCTTCATCACCCTTCCGAAGAACTACGATAACACCAAGCCCCACAAGCTTCTCTTCGCCATGCACTGTATGGGTTCCAACGCAGAAGACTTCGTGCACCATACTCCGGACCAGGATCATCCCTCTCCGTATTACGGCCAGCAGAAGCTGGACACCGAAGGCAACTACATCTTCGTGGCTCCCCGCGGTGATACCGACGGCGGACCGTGGCGTGGCGGTGACGATAAGGACCATCAGTTCTTTGACAAGCTCCTGACCACCATGGAAGACAACTACTGTATCGACACTTCCCGCGTGTTCGTCACAGGCTTTAGCTTCGGCTCCATGATTACCAACTCCCTGGCACAGGTTTTCCAGCATCGTGTTCGTGCCGCCGTGACTTATGCCGTGGCCGACTGGAACATCTACATTCCCCAAAACGCCGGCAAGCCTATCGCATGGATGGACGTTCACGGCACACAGGACAACCTCTGCGCCTACAACCGTCTGAGCAGCTCCATCACCCGCATTCTTAAGAACAACGGCCCCGGCGGCACTGATGTCAGCAGCGAAATCAATGACTGGCAGAAATACACCGGCGGCAACACCCACGTCTGCTACGACTTCAAGAAGGTTGATCCCAACCATCCTGTGCGCGTATGTACCTGGGGCGGTGGCCACCAGTGGACAGCCAACGACAACGGCGGCTGGGGCAACACCTGGGTTCCTGAGGACGTTCACAAGTTCCTGGAACAATTCTAG
- a CDS encoding Hsp20/alpha crystallin family protein, giving the protein MMNANVIPTAFYGIQNFLDSLNAANAQGECNYTPKAEYYEIENGFMLEVELPGVKKEDIDIQVEKNIVTVKATRERKDGKVTYERSFRLADDIDVDNIKVALENGVLAFTLTKKQQAAARKLTVA; this is encoded by the coding sequence ATGATGAACGCAAACGTAATCCCCACCGCTTTCTATGGCATCCAGAACTTCCTGGACAGCTTGAACGCCGCCAACGCCCAGGGCGAATGCAATTACACTCCCAAGGCCGAATACTACGAAATCGAAAACGGCTTCATGCTTGAAGTGGAACTGCCGGGCGTCAAGAAGGAAGACATCGACATCCAGGTGGAAAAGAACATCGTGACCGTAAAGGCCACCCGTGAACGCAAGGATGGCAAGGTGACTTACGAACGCAGCTTCCGCCTGGCCGACGACATTGACGTGGACAACATCAAGGTCGCCCTGGAAAACGGCGTGCTCGCCTTCACTCTCACCAAGAAGCAGCAGGCAGCAGCCCGCAAGCTGACGGTCGCCTAA